The sequence AGGTGACAGTCTGTGCGGTAGAATCCGGCTTCATGAAGGGGCCCTTGTTGAGGGGAAACGGGTGTCGCAACACGTTTCTACCGCAACTGGGGCCTTCTTCAATTCAAGAACGAGACTTCTTCATGAATTTTCCGGGCTAGGCGCTGTAGGCCGCAGCCTGGATGCTGTAGAGCTCGGCGTAGTGTCCGCCCATCGCCATCAAATGCTCGTGGGTTCCGACTTCGACGACCCGCGCGCCGTCGATCACCACGATCAGATCCGCCATGCGCACGGTGCTGAAGCGATGGGAAACGAGCAGGGTGATGCGGCCGTCCGGAGTGGCCTCACGGGATTGGCCATCCTGGGAAACCGCCGCGTAGCGTTCGAAGAGAGCGTGCTCCGTCTCGGCGTCGAGTGCCGCGGTCGGCTCGTCGAGGGCCAGGACCAGGGGGCGATCCCGCATGAAACCGCGGGCGAGGGCGAGCTTCTGCCACTGCCCGAAGCTGACTTCGACGCCCTCCGGCCAGCTCGGCCCCAGCTGGGTATCGATGCCCGCGATGAGATGCTCCACTACGTCCTCTGCTCCAGCTCGCTCCACCGCAGTGCCAACCGCGGGCCGTTCGTCGAGGCGGGGGACGTCGCCAATTCCAACGGTATGCAGCGCATGGAACTCGAAACGGAAGAAATCCTGGAAGGCTCCAGCAAGGCGCGCTCGCCAGTCCCGCACTGCCATGCGGGCCAGGTCAGCACCCTCGACCAGGATGTGGCCTTTCGTCGGGAGATAGAGACGAGCCAGGAGTTTTACCAGTGTCGTCTTGCCCGCACCGTTTTCGCCGACGATGGCAACGACGGATCCAGCGGGCAGATGCAGATCGACATCCTCGAGGACGAGTCGGTCGGTCCCCGGGTAGGCGAAGGAGACCTTCTCGAAACGGATCCCGTCCTTCAGCCTTTCGGGGACCGGCGTGTCGGCGGCCTCCTCGAGCGAAGCCGCGTAGTCCTCGAGCCAAGCCATCCGCCGGGAGCCGTCGAGCCAGATTCCGCGGAGGAAACCGATCTCTCCGACCGTGGCACCGATGTAGGCCGATAGTCGTGAACCCGCCGCGAGTACGAGCAACACATTGCCTGGTGTCTCCCCGAGGCCCGAAGAGACGAAGACCACCGATCCAACGAACGCTGCGCCGAAGACCATCCAAGCAAGGGAGTGCCAGAGGGCGCTGCCCCAGCGCGCCTGCGAAACCGGGCCGTACCAGTCTTCCCATGCTTCGCGCCGTCGCCGTGCCAACGATTCGCCCACACCGATTACCCGCACTTCTTTCCCGGGCGGGGCCGTCGTGAGGGTGTCGAAGAGGTGGCGAGCAAGGCGGTTGTAGGACGCACCTTGCTCTTCGGCAATTCGCTCCACCCCCGGGCGCCACGCCGAAGTGAATACGGTTGGAAGGGCGAACAGTGCAAGCAACGCCAGGGCCGGATGGATCTGGACCATCAAGGCGATCGTCACTCCGAGCCGGAGGATCCAACCGGCCGTACTGAACAAGGAGGCGTACATGTGATCGAGGACGAAGACCTGGTCGCGCAGCACGGCGAGACGATCGAGAAGATTGGGACGTTCGTGATGTTCGAGAGTGGCGACCGAGGCTTGCAAGTGCGCCACATGGGTTTCGAGGGCGATCGTCACCTGATCGCGGAAACGGCGCTGCGTGCGATCGCTGATCACCCGAAGGAACCAGGTTGCCGCAGCGGAGAAGCCGAGCCCGCCGGCAGCGAGCCCGATGAGTCGGCCATCCTCGCCGAGGACGCCGTCGGCC is a genomic window of bacterium containing:
- a CDS encoding ABC transporter ATP-binding protein, giving the protein MPSIDDLPRALPSMWRALKRGYEAEPALLVTAFGLSLVAALPDALLALWLKLLADGVLGEDGRLIGLAAGGLGFSAAATWFLRVISDRTQRRFRDQVTIALETHVAHLQASVATLEHHERPNLLDRLAVLRDQVFVLDHMYASLFSTAGWILRLGVTIALMVQIHPALALLALFALPTVFTSAWRPGVERIAEEQGASYNRLARHLFDTLTTAPPGKEVRVIGVGESLARRRREAWEDWYGPVSQARWGSALWHSLAWMVFGAAFVGSVVFVSSGLGETPGNVLLVLAAGSRLSAYIGATVGEIGFLRGIWLDGSRRMAWLEDYAASLEEAADTPVPERLKDGIRFEKVSFAYPGTDRLVLEDVDLHLPAGSVVAIVGENGAGKTTLVKLLARLYLPTKGHILVEGADLARMAVRDWRARLAGAFQDFFRFEFHALHTVGIGDVPRLDERPAVGTAVERAGAEDVVEHLIAGIDTQLGPSWPEGVEVSFGQWQKLALARGFMRDRPLVLALDEPTAALDAETEHALFERYAAVSQDGQSREATPDGRITLLVSHRFSTVRMADLIVVIDGARVVEVGTHEHLMAMGGHYAELYSIQAAAYSA